Proteins found in one Quercus robur chromosome 2, dhQueRobu3.1, whole genome shotgun sequence genomic segment:
- the LOC126713972 gene encoding uncharacterized protein LOC126713972 — translation MATDSIFFGNAVPSSLATRGRVEKQWLQHFSVKTKPMYPRLSNGYRARAALGANLKAVEIPRQWYNLIADLPVKPPPYLHPKTLEPIKPEDLSALFPDELIKQEASTEKFIDIPDEVLDVYSLWRPTPLIRAKRLEKLLDTPARIYYKYEGNSPAGSHKPNTAIPQVWYNAQQGIKNVVTETGAGQWGSSLAFACSLFGLGCEVWQVRASYDQKPYRRLMMQTWGAKVHPSPSNITEAGRKILQMDPSSPGSLGIAISEAVEVAATNADTKYCLGSVLNHVLLHQTVIGEECLKQMEAIGETPDLIIGCTGGGSNFAGLSFPFIREKLNGKINPIIRAVEPTACPSLTRGVYAYDYGDTAGMTPLMKMHTLGHDFIPDPIHAGGLRYHGMAPLISHVYELGYMEAIAIPQTECFQGAIQFARSEGLIPAPEPTHAIAATIREALRCRETGESKVILTAMCGHGHFDLPSYDKYLQGNMVDLLFSEEKIQASLANVPQVLA, via the exons ATGGCCACTGACTCTATTTTCTTTGGAAACGCAGTTCCTAGTTCACTTGCAACAAGAGGAAGAG TTGAGAAGCAATGGCTTCAGCATTTTTCAGTAAAGACAAAGCCTATGTATCCTAGGCTTTCAAATGGCTATAGAGCAAGAGCAGCTTTGGGTGCTAATTTAAAAGCAGTTGAAATTCCCCGTCAGTGGTACAATCTGATTGCAGATCTTCCAGTGAAACCTCCTCCTTATTTGCATCCTAAGACTTTGGAACCAATCAAACCTGAAGATTTATCTGCTTTGTTTCCTGATGAGCTGATTAAGCAGGAGGCAAGCACTGAGAAGTTTATAGACATTCCAGATGAAGTTCTTGATGTTTACAGTCTATGGCGCCCAACCCCTCTGATCAG AGCCAAGAGGTTGGAAAAGCTTCTCGACACACCAGCCAGAATTTACTACAAGTACGAAGGTAACAGCCCTGCTGGATCACACAAGCCCAACACTGCAATCCCACAAGTCTGGTATAATGCTCAGCAAGGTATTAAGAATGTTGTGACAGAAACTGGTGCTGGTCAATGGGGAAGTTCACTGGCCTTTGCATGTAGCTTATTTGGACTTGGATGTGAG GTGTGGCAAGTCCGTGCTTCTTATGATCAGAAACCATATCGAAGATTAATGATGCAAACCTGGGGTGCAAAAGTACACCCATCTCCATCTAACATTACTGAGGCTGGTAGGAAAATTCTTCAAATGGATCCATCAAGCCCAGGAAGTCTAGGAATAGCTATTTCAGAAGCTGTTGAGGTTGCAGCTACAAATGCTGATACCAAGTATTGTCTGGGGAGTGTTCTAAATCATGTTTTGCTCCACCAGACTGTTATTGGTGAGGAGTGTCTAAAACAAATGGAAGCTATAGGTGAAACCCCAGATTTGATCATAGGATGTACAGGTGGTGGGTCTAATTTTGCAGGGCTCAGTTTTCCATTTATCCGAGAGAAGCTCAATGGGAAAATCAACCCTATTATAAGAGCAGTTGAACCGACAGCATGTCCTTCATTGACCAGAGGTGTGTATGCATATGACTATGGTGATACGGCAGGAATGACTCCATTGATGAAGATGCATACTCTTGGGCATGACTTCATTCCAGACCCAATTCATGCTG GGGGATTGCGTTACCATGGCATGGCACCATTGATTTCACATGTCTATGAATTGGGTTATATGGAAGCAATTGCAATTCCACAGACAGAATGCTTTCAAG GTGCCATACAATTCGCTAGGTCAGAAGGGTTGATACCAGCCCCGGAGCCAACTCATGCAATAGCTGCCACCATTAGGGAAGCTCTTCGTTGTAGAGAGACTGGAGAATCAAAGGTTATTCTCACAGCAATGTGTGGACATGGCCATTTTGACCTGCCATCGTATGATAAGTATTTGCAAGGAAATATGGTTGACCTTTTATTTTCAGAGGAGAAGATACAAGCATCACTGGCCAATGTTCCTCAAGTGTTGGCCTGA